A window of the Burkholderia sp. 9120 genome harbors these coding sequences:
- the rfbB gene encoding dTDP-glucose 4,6-dehydratase — translation MILVTGGAGFIGANFVLDWLDGSGEAVLNVDKLTYAGNLSTLKSQQDNPLHVFVRADICDRATLDALFAEHKPRAVLHFAAESHVDRSIHGPADFVQTNVVGTFTLLEAARSYWNTLNDADKAAFRFLHVSTDEVFGSLSPTDPQFSETTPYAPNSPYSATKAGADHLVRAYHHTYGLPTLTTNCSNNYGPYHFPEKLIPMVIASALGGKALPVYGDGLNVRDWLYVGDHCAAIREVLARGKPGETYNVGGWNEKTNLDVVHTLCDLLDELSPKQAGSYREQITFVKDRPGHDRRYAIDARKLERELGWKPAETFETGLRKTVQWYLDNQPWVQDVMTGEYRNWLAKHYAA, via the coding sequence ATGATCCTGGTAACGGGCGGCGCCGGTTTTATCGGCGCCAATTTCGTGCTCGACTGGCTCGATGGCTCAGGCGAAGCAGTGCTGAACGTCGACAAGCTGACCTACGCCGGCAATCTGAGCACGCTCAAATCGCAACAGGACAATCCCCTGCATGTCTTCGTGCGCGCCGATATCTGCGATCGTGCCACGCTGGACGCGCTGTTTGCCGAACACAAGCCGCGCGCGGTGCTGCATTTCGCCGCCGAGAGCCATGTGGACCGCTCGATCCACGGCCCGGCCGATTTCGTGCAGACCAACGTGGTCGGCACGTTCACGTTGCTCGAAGCCGCCCGCTCTTACTGGAACACGCTGAACGATGCGGACAAGGCTGCATTCCGCTTCCTGCACGTGTCCACCGACGAAGTGTTCGGCTCGCTGTCGCCGACCGACCCGCAATTCTCGGAAACCACGCCGTACGCGCCGAACAGCCCGTATTCGGCAACCAAGGCCGGCGCGGATCATCTGGTGCGCGCTTACCATCACACGTATGGTCTGCCCACACTGACCACGAATTGTTCGAACAACTACGGTCCGTACCACTTTCCCGAAAAGCTGATCCCCATGGTGATCGCTAGCGCGTTGGGAGGCAAAGCTTTGCCTGTCTACGGCGACGGCTTGAATGTGCGCGATTGGCTATACGTCGGCGATCATTGCGCGGCGATTCGCGAAGTGCTGGCACGCGGTAAGCCGGGCGAAACCTACAATGTGGGCGGCTGGAACGAAAAGACCAATCTCGACGTGGTGCATACGCTGTGTGACCTGCTCGACGAACTGAGCCCGAAGCAGGCCGGCTCGTATCGGGAGCAGATCACGTTCGTCAAGGATCGCCCCGGCCATGACCGGCGCTATGCGATCGACGCTCGCAAGCTCGAGCGCGAACTCGGCTGGAAACCGGCCGAAACGTTCGAAACGGGTCTGCGCAAAACCGTGCAATGGTATCTGGACAACCAGCCCTGGGTGCAGGACGTGATGACCGGTGAATACCGGAACT